A genomic segment from Cricetulus griseus strain 17A/GY chromosome 8, alternate assembly CriGri-PICRH-1.0, whole genome shotgun sequence encodes:
- the Kbtbd8 gene encoding kelch repeat and BTB domain-containing protein 8 isoform X2, with translation MAASADLSKSSPTTNGIPSSDTANEAMDPFHACSILKQLKTMYDEGQLTDIVVEVDHGKTFSCHRNVLAAISPYFRSMFTSGLTESTQKEVRIIGVEAESMDLVLNYAYTSRVILTEANVQALFTTASIFQIPSIQDQCAKYMISHLDPQNSIGVFIFADHYGHQELGDRSKEYIRKKFLCVTKEQEFLQLTKDQLISILDSDDLNVDREEHVYESIIRWFEHEQNEREVHLPEIFAKCIRFPLMEDTFIEKIPPQFAQAIAKSYGEKGLSNTNGCTQRLGMTASEMIICFDAAHKHSGKKQTVPCLDIVTGRVFKLCKPPNDLREVGILVSPDNDIYIAGGYRPSSSEVSIDHKAENDFWMYDHSTNRWLSKPSLLRARIGCKLVYCCGKMYAIGGRVYEGDGRNSLKSVECYDSRENCWMTVCAMPVAMEFHNAVEHKEKIYVLQGEFFLFYEPQRDYWGFLTPMTVPRIQGLAAVYKDSIYYIAGTCGNHQRVFTVEAYDIELNKWTRKKDFPCDQSINPYLKLVLFQNKLHLFVRATQVTVEEHIFRTSRKNSLYQYDDVADQWMKVYETPDRLWDLGRHFECAVAKLYPQCLQKVL, from the exons ATGGCCGCGTCGGCAG ATTTAAGTAAGTCTTCCCCAACAACGAATGGAATTCCATCTTCAGACACAGCCAACGAAGCCATGGACCCCTTCCATGCTTGCAGTATTCTTAAGCAACTCAAAACAATGTACGATGAAGGACAGTTGACAGACATTGTAGTGGAAGTGGATCACGGGAAAACATTTTCCTGCCATAGGAACGTTCTTGCTGCAATCAGCCCCTATTTCAG ATCCATGTTCACTAGTGGCCTTACAGAAAGTACTCAGAAAGAAGTTCGAATCATCGGTGTTGAAGCTGAATCAATGGATTTAGTATTGAATTATGCCTATACCTCTAGAGTTATTCTGACAGAGGCCAATGTTCAAGCCTTGTTCACTACAGCTAGCATCTTCCAAATTCCTTCCATACAAGACCAGTGTGCTAAGTATATGATTAGTCATTTGGATCCACAAAATTCTATTGGGGTCTTTATCTTTGCTGATCATTATGGTCATCAGGAACTCGGAGATCGATCAAAAGAATATATCCGTAAAAAGTTTCTGTGTGTCACCAAAGAACAAGAGTTTCTCCAGCTGACGAAAGACCAACTCATAAGCATACTAGATAGTGATGATTTAAACGTAGACCGGGAAGAACATGTTTATGAAAGCATTATAAGGTGGTTTGAACATGAACAGAATGAAAGAGAAGTACACCTTCCGGAAATTTTTGCCAAATGTATACGTTTTCCTTTGATGGAAGATACATTTATCGAGAAAATTCCACCTCAGTTTGCACAGGCCATAGCCAAAAGCTATGGGGAAAAGGGACTATCAAACACCAATGGCTGTACGCAGAGGCTTGGAATGACTGCTTCTGAAATGATCATATGTTTTGATGCTGCACACAAACACTCAGGAAAGAAGCAAACAGTGCCTTGTCTAGATATAGTCACAGGAAGAGTGTTTAAACTATGCAAACCACCAAATGACCTAAGAGAAGTTGGGATTCTTGTATCACCAGATAATGACATTTACATTGCAGGAGGGTACAGGCCAAGCAGCAGTGAGGTCTCTATTGATCATAAGGCAGAAAATGATTTTTGGATGTATGACCATTCCACCAATAGATGGCTATCCAAGCCATCCTTGCTTCGAGCCAGAATAGGCTGCAAACTAGtgtattgctgtggtaaaatgtaTGCAATTGGAGGGCGTGTATATGAAGGTGATGGAAGAAACTCCCTGAAGTCTGTGGAGTGCTATGACAGCAGAGAGAACTGTTGGATGACTGTTTGTGCCATGCCAGTTGCAATGGAGTTCCATAATGCTGTGGAGCACAAAGAGAAGATCTATGTCTTACAGG gagAATTTTTCCTCTTCTATGAGCCTCAAAGAGACTATTGGGGATTTTTAACCCCCATGACTGTGCCTAGAATCCAGGGCTTGGCAGCTGTGTACAAGGACTCCATCTACTACATAGCTGGAACCTGTGGAAATCATCAGCGTGTGTTTACTGTAGAAGCCTATGATATAGAGCTGAATAAATGGACTCGGAAGAAGGACTTTCCATGTGATCAGTCTATAAATCCATACCTTAAGCTAGTACTTTTCCAGAATAAACTCCATTTATTTGTCCGAGCAACTCAAGTGACTGTTGAAGAACATATTTTCAGAACCAGCAGGAAAAATTCTCTTTACCAATATGATGACGTTGCTGACCAGTGGATGAAAGTGTACGAGACCCCAGATCGGCTGTGGGACCTTGGCCGCCATTTTGAGTGTGCTGTGGCTAAACTGTATCCTCAGTGTCTTCAGAAAGTGCTCTAA